One stretch of Micromonospora echinospora DNA includes these proteins:
- a CDS encoding cystathionine gamma-lyase, which translates to MSAAGAADGNWGDGTRSVHAGLPDAVPGQPFLPGPVFAAPYHLDPERGPSAAADGYGRPDNPTRRLLETAIGELEGADCRVFASGQAAITGLLLTVLRPGDTVLLPADGYFSVRSFASDTLEQLGVRVVLVPTAGPYPSFDGVRLVLLETPANPGLDVADVRAVAAAAHAAGALVAVDNTTATPLGQRPLDLGADVVVASGTKALTGHSDLLLGYLATRDAGLRDAATTWRNATGGVPGAFDCWLAHRSLATLDLRLARQTANARALADLLVARPDVTGVRWPGRPEDPAYPVASAQMRRVPGVLSFDLGDERRVARFLGASRLVAAATSFGGLHTTADRRAQWGDDTAPGFVRFSCGIEDTADLLADVAAALDAAG; encoded by the coding sequence GTGAGCGCCGCCGGCGCGGCGGACGGGAACTGGGGCGACGGCACGCGCAGCGTGCACGCCGGCCTGCCGGACGCCGTACCCGGGCAGCCGTTCCTGCCCGGCCCGGTCTTCGCCGCGCCGTACCACCTCGACCCGGAGCGCGGCCCGTCGGCGGCGGCGGACGGGTACGGGCGACCCGACAACCCCACCCGGCGGCTGCTGGAGACGGCGATCGGCGAGCTGGAGGGCGCCGACTGCCGCGTCTTCGCCAGCGGCCAGGCCGCCATCACCGGGCTGCTGCTGACCGTGCTGCGCCCCGGCGACACAGTGCTGCTGCCCGCCGACGGCTACTTCTCGGTGCGCTCGTTCGCCTCGGACACGCTGGAACAACTCGGCGTACGCGTGGTGCTGGTGCCGACCGCCGGGCCGTACCCGTCGTTCGACGGCGTCCGGCTGGTGCTGCTGGAGACCCCGGCGAACCCCGGCCTGGACGTGGCCGACGTGCGGGCGGTGGCCGCCGCCGCGCACGCCGCAGGCGCGCTGGTGGCGGTGGACAACACCACCGCGACGCCGCTCGGGCAGCGCCCGCTGGACCTCGGCGCGGACGTGGTGGTCGCCTCCGGCACCAAGGCGCTGACCGGCCACTCGGATCTGCTGCTGGGCTATCTGGCGACCCGGGACGCCGGGCTGCGGGACGCGGCGACCACCTGGCGCAACGCCACCGGCGGGGTGCCCGGCGCGTTCGACTGCTGGCTGGCCCACCGCTCGCTGGCCACGCTCGACCTGCGGCTGGCCCGGCAGACCGCGAACGCGCGGGCGCTGGCCGATCTGCTCGTGGCCCGGCCGGACGTGACCGGGGTGCGCTGGCCCGGCCGGCCGGAGGACCCGGCGTACCCGGTCGCCTCGGCCCAGATGCGGCGCGTACCGGGCGTGCTCTCGTTCGACCTGGGCGACGAGCGCCGCGTGGCCCGGTTCCTCGGCGCCTCCCGGCTGGTGGCCGCCGCCACCTCGTTCGGCGGGCTGCACACCACCGCCGACCGGCGCGCCCAGTGGGGCGACGACACGGCACCCGGTTTCGTCCGGTTCTCCTGCGGCATCGAGGACACCGCCGACCTGCTCGCCGACGTGGCGGCGGCGCTCGACGCGGCGGGCTGA
- a CDS encoding putative protein N(5)-glutamine methyltransferase, with protein sequence MASTVFTPDRPALVRRLRAAGCVFAEDEADLLIAAADSAQSLTRLVDRRVAGLPLEHLLGWAEFCGRRIVVHPGVFVPRGRTAVLVDAAVAVAGAAPAVLDLCCGSGAAAVVLHERLAPRWLAAADIDPVAVACARRNLDPLGVPVYQGDLFDAVPATWRGRLDLVVANAPYVPTGAVASLPAEARLHEAPVALDGGADGLAVLRRVASGAAQWLAPGGHVAVEVSAGQAAALCAVFAAAGLHPSVVRDEEREATAVTARRPG encoded by the coding sequence ATGGCATCCACCGTGTTCACTCCCGACCGTCCTGCCCTCGTCCGCCGGCTGCGCGCCGCCGGTTGCGTCTTCGCCGAGGACGAGGCGGACCTGCTGATCGCCGCCGCCGACTCGGCGCAGTCACTGACCCGGCTGGTCGACCGTCGCGTCGCCGGCCTGCCGCTGGAACACCTGCTCGGCTGGGCCGAGTTCTGCGGCCGGCGGATCGTCGTCCACCCGGGGGTGTTCGTGCCGCGCGGGCGTACCGCGGTGCTCGTCGACGCCGCGGTGGCGGTCGCCGGGGCGGCGCCCGCGGTGCTCGACCTGTGCTGCGGCTCCGGCGCCGCCGCCGTGGTGCTGCACGAGCGGCTGGCGCCGCGCTGGCTGGCTGCCGCCGACATCGACCCGGTGGCGGTGGCGTGCGCGCGGCGCAACCTCGACCCGCTCGGCGTCCCCGTCTATCAGGGCGACCTGTTCGACGCGGTGCCTGCCACCTGGCGCGGCCGGCTGGACCTGGTGGTGGCGAACGCGCCGTACGTGCCGACCGGCGCGGTGGCCTCGCTGCCGGCCGAGGCGCGGTTGCACGAGGCCCCGGTGGCGCTGGACGGCGGCGCGGACGGCCTCGCGGTGCTGCGCCGGGTCGCGTCCGGCGCGGCGCAGTGGCTGGCCCCGGGCGGGCATGTCGCTGTCGAGGTGAGCGCCGGGCAGGCCGCGGCGTTGTGCGCCGTGTTCGCCGCCGCCGGGCTGCACCCGTCGGTGGTCCGCGACGAGGAGCGCGAGGCGACAGCGGTGACCGCCCGCCGCCCCGGCTGA
- a CDS encoding ROK family protein, giving the protein MGSAGVPVVVGLDNGGTSDNATVLTVDGRFLVDGLLEIPSDVGAGPQAAVEALARAFDGVLAHTGVPRDLVRAVGLDTPGPASATGVISSRGSTNFSQPAWRGFDVRTALERRLGLPVVYANDGNAAALYAHHVHFGADAMARSSVSAIVGTGLGGGVVESGRVVGGAAGMAGEFGHVHIPLDGLVEPDQPAPVCACGFTGDAESVASLTAIRRNLLPYWLARHPEHPLAAEEPDRAAKLLRGYGERGDPLARQVFGQQARALGRLFTIAANFTDPHAYFVGGGVVEAAPEFRDWFLAAVAEHTVLREEQRAVATFALVPDRDMAGARGVAIAALEAVRAAAAVTAPLRPGGALA; this is encoded by the coding sequence GTGGGCAGCGCAGGGGTGCCGGTGGTGGTGGGGCTGGACAACGGGGGCACGAGCGACAACGCCACGGTGCTGACCGTCGACGGCCGGTTCCTGGTGGACGGGCTGCTGGAGATCCCGAGTGACGTCGGCGCGGGGCCGCAGGCGGCGGTGGAGGCGCTGGCGCGGGCGTTCGACGGCGTGCTCGCCCACACCGGCGTGCCCCGTGACCTGGTACGCGCGGTCGGGCTGGACACGCCCGGCCCGGCCAGCGCCACCGGTGTGATCTCCTCGCGCGGCTCCACCAACTTCTCCCAGCCGGCCTGGCGTGGCTTCGACGTGCGTACCGCGCTGGAGCGGCGGCTCGGCCTGCCGGTGGTGTACGCCAACGACGGCAACGCCGCCGCGCTCTACGCCCATCACGTGCACTTCGGCGCGGACGCGATGGCCCGGTCCTCGGTGTCCGCGATCGTGGGCACCGGGCTCGGCGGGGGAGTGGTGGAGTCCGGCCGGGTGGTCGGCGGCGCGGCCGGCATGGCCGGCGAGTTCGGCCACGTGCACATCCCGCTGGACGGCCTGGTCGAGCCGGACCAGCCGGCGCCGGTCTGTGCCTGCGGCTTCACCGGGGACGCGGAGAGCGTCGCCTCGCTGACCGCGATCCGGCGCAACCTGCTGCCGTACTGGCTGGCCCGGCATCCGGAGCATCCGCTGGCCGCGGAGGAGCCGGACCGGGCGGCGAAGCTGCTGCGCGGCTACGGCGAGCGGGGCGACCCGCTGGCCCGCCAGGTGTTCGGCCAGCAGGCGCGGGCGCTGGGGCGGTTGTTCACCATCGCGGCCAACTTCACCGACCCGCACGCGTACTTCGTCGGCGGGGGCGTGGTGGAGGCGGCGCCGGAGTTCCGGGACTGGTTCCTCGCCGCCGTCGCCGAGCACACGGTGCTGCGCGAGGAGCAGCGCGCGGTGGCCACCTTCGCGCTGGTGCCGGACCGGGACATGGCCGGCGCACGGGGGGTGGCCATCGCGGCGCTGGAGGCGGTGCGCGCCGCCGCCGCCGTCACCGCACCGCTGCGGCCGGGCGGCGCGCTCGCCTGA
- a CDS encoding DUF397 domain-containing protein — translation MNGTNHPHPTPAGWRKSSHSGDEGACVEMAPLPGAVAVRDSKDPAGPVLVFPPHAWAVFTAAPPRA, via the coding sequence ATGAACGGCACGAACCACCCCCACCCCACACCGGCCGGCTGGCGCAAGAGCAGCCACAGCGGCGACGAGGGCGCGTGCGTGGAGATGGCGCCGCTGCCCGGCGCGGTGGCGGTCCGCGACTCCAAGGACCCGGCCGGGCCGGTGCTGGTGTTCCCGCCGCACGCCTGGGCCGTCTTCACCGCCGCGCCGCCACGCGCCTGA
- a CDS encoding helix-turn-helix domain-containing protein encodes MAPKTARARRLGIALRAHREAAGLTLETAADEINSTRSTLSRYENAQTLISPATVRALLTSYGVGPDEIAAAVQLAKDARKPGWWVSYSYLLDRRTIDFIALEAEATGIANFEPSVVPGLLQTADYIRGVMRGGPHTLSDEQVEQRVQLRLDRQQRLSGDGPPILDAIIDEGALLRPVGGRSVMSAQLQHLVKMAELPNITVQVIPLAAGYHRGTRGSLHMLEFADPEDPIIASVETVAGQMILDRPGDLRTCTKIMEHLRTVALSPAASRDQLLRLLNER; translated from the coding sequence ATGGCGCCGAAGACCGCCCGGGCCCGACGGCTCGGCATCGCCCTGCGGGCCCACCGGGAGGCCGCCGGCCTCACCCTGGAGACCGCGGCCGACGAGATCAACAGCACCCGGAGCACGCTGTCCCGCTACGAGAACGCGCAGACGCTGATCAGTCCCGCCACCGTGCGCGCGCTGCTGACCAGCTACGGCGTGGGCCCGGACGAGATCGCCGCGGCGGTGCAGCTCGCGAAGGACGCCCGCAAGCCCGGCTGGTGGGTGTCCTACTCGTACCTGCTGGACCGCCGCACCATCGACTTCATCGCGCTGGAGGCCGAGGCCACCGGCATCGCGAACTTCGAGCCGTCGGTGGTGCCCGGTCTGCTCCAGACCGCCGACTACATCCGCGGAGTGATGCGCGGCGGCCCGCACACCCTCAGCGACGAGCAGGTGGAGCAGCGCGTGCAGCTACGGCTGGACCGCCAGCAACGGCTCTCCGGGGACGGACCGCCGATTCTCGACGCCATCATCGACGAGGGCGCGCTGCTGCGCCCGGTCGGTGGCCGCTCGGTCATGTCCGCCCAGCTCCAGCACCTGGTGAAGATGGCCGAACTGCCGAACATCACGGTGCAGGTGATCCCTCTGGCCGCCGGTTACCACCGGGGCACCCGGGGCTCGCTGCACATGCTGGAGTTCGCCGACCCGGAGGACCCGATCATCGCCTCGGTGGAGACCGTCGCCGGGCAGATGATCCTCGACCGGCCGGGCGACCTGCGTACCTGCACCAAGATCATGGAGCACCTGCGGACCGTGGCGCTGAGTCCGGCGGCCAGTCGGGACCAGCTGCTCCGCCTGCTGAACGAGAGGTGA
- a CDS encoding D-alanine--D-alanine ligase family protein: MTTPGKTRVAIVFGGRSPEHGISCVSAGSVLAALDPDEFEVVPVGITRQGQWVLADGEPSRLAITDRKLPEITAGSGAELVLRADPAAGGLMVLDPAQGPVALADVDVVFPVLHGAYGEDGTIQGMLEMADIPYVGANVFASAAAMDKEFTKKLCAAEGIPVGPYAVLRAGMSLSEEDKERLGLPVFVKPSRAGSSFGITKVDDWADLDAALVTAREIDSKVLVEGAVVGREIECGVLEGEAGGAPEASVLAEVRMIGDRDWYDFEAKYIFADEVCEYDVPADLSEPVARQVRDYATRAFTALDCSGLARVDFFVTPQMDVYLNEINTMPGFTPTSMFPRMWSASGLEYPKLVNRLIRTALHRRAGR; the protein is encoded by the coding sequence ATGACCACCCCAGGCAAGACCCGTGTGGCGATCGTCTTCGGTGGCCGCAGCCCCGAGCACGGCATCTCCTGCGTCAGCGCCGGCAGCGTGCTGGCCGCGCTCGACCCGGACGAGTTCGAGGTGGTGCCGGTCGGCATCACCCGGCAGGGCCAGTGGGTGCTCGCCGACGGCGAACCGAGCCGGCTCGCCATCACCGACCGGAAACTCCCGGAGATCACCGCCGGGTCCGGCGCTGAACTGGTGCTGCGCGCCGACCCCGCCGCGGGCGGCCTGATGGTGCTCGACCCGGCCCAGGGGCCGGTCGCGCTCGCCGACGTGGACGTGGTCTTCCCGGTGCTGCACGGCGCGTACGGCGAGGACGGCACGATCCAGGGGATGCTGGAGATGGCCGACATCCCCTACGTCGGCGCGAACGTGTTCGCCTCCGCCGCGGCCATGGACAAGGAGTTCACCAAGAAGCTCTGCGCCGCCGAGGGCATCCCGGTCGGCCCGTACGCGGTGCTGCGCGCCGGGATGTCGCTGAGCGAGGAGGACAAGGAACGCCTCGGGCTGCCCGTCTTCGTCAAGCCGTCGCGGGCCGGCTCCTCGTTCGGCATCACCAAGGTCGACGACTGGGCGGACCTGGACGCCGCGCTCGTCACCGCCCGGGAGATCGACAGCAAGGTGCTCGTCGAGGGCGCCGTGGTCGGCCGCGAGATCGAGTGCGGCGTGCTGGAGGGCGAAGCCGGCGGCGCGCCGGAGGCCTCGGTGCTCGCCGAGGTGCGGATGATCGGCGACCGCGACTGGTACGACTTCGAGGCCAAGTACATCTTCGCCGACGAGGTCTGCGAGTACGACGTCCCGGCCGACCTGTCCGAGCCGGTGGCCCGGCAGGTGCGCGACTACGCCACCCGCGCCTTCACCGCGCTCGACTGCTCCGGCCTGGCCCGTGTCGACTTCTTCGTCACGCCGCAGATGGACGTCTACCTCAACGAGATCAACACGATGCCGGGCTTCACCCCGACCTCGATGTTCCCGCGGATGTGGTCGGCCAGCGGGCTGGAGTACCCGAAGCTGGTCAACCGCCTGATCCGTACCGCCCTGCACCGCCGCGCCGGGCGCTGA
- a CDS encoding DUF3515 family protein, with the protein MDEKTSPRRDRSTRRAALWATLVAVPVTVAVAGFTFAKLAPESPDAGASASASPRAQSSAPVEMAAPALAERPTVLCRALMSQLPDSVRDLAQRPVTAGPEQNAAYGDPALTVACGGSPAQFPPTDEVWTVNKVCWHAAEESDATVLTTVDRETPIRVRVPKSYEPPLQWVTSISDTIVSSVPSAKQAPSGCSA; encoded by the coding sequence GTGGACGAGAAGACCTCCCCGCGCCGGGACCGCTCCACCCGCCGCGCCGCGCTCTGGGCGACTCTGGTCGCGGTGCCGGTGACGGTGGCGGTGGCCGGGTTCACGTTCGCCAAGCTGGCCCCGGAGTCCCCGGACGCCGGCGCGAGCGCGTCGGCGAGTCCCCGGGCGCAGTCGAGCGCGCCGGTCGAGATGGCCGCCCCGGCGCTGGCCGAGCGCCCGACCGTACTCTGCCGCGCCCTGATGTCGCAGCTCCCCGACAGCGTGCGTGACCTGGCGCAGCGTCCGGTCACCGCGGGCCCGGAGCAGAACGCCGCGTACGGCGACCCGGCCCTGACGGTGGCCTGCGGCGGCAGCCCGGCGCAGTTCCCGCCCACCGACGAGGTGTGGACGGTGAACAAGGTCTGCTGGCACGCGGCCGAGGAGTCCGACGCCACGGTGCTGACCACCGTCGACCGGGAGACCCCGATCCGGGTACGGGTGCCGAAGAGCTACGAGCCGCCGCTTCAGTGGGTGACCTCGATCTCCGACACGATCGTCAGCTCCGTGCCCTCGGCGAAGCAGGCCCCCTCGGGCTGCTCCGCCTGA
- a CDS encoding Lrp/AsnC ligand binding domain-containing protein yields MVQAYILIQTEVGRARDVAGLIADLAGVVRVDAVTGPYDVVVLTEANTVDELGKLIVSKVQMVPGITRTLTCSVVRL; encoded by the coding sequence GTGGTACAGGCGTACATCCTCATCCAGACCGAGGTCGGCCGGGCGCGTGACGTGGCCGGTCTGATCGCGGACCTGGCCGGCGTGGTACGGGTCGACGCCGTCACCGGGCCGTACGACGTGGTCGTGCTCACCGAGGCGAACACCGTCGACGAGCTCGGCAAACTCATCGTCAGCAAGGTGCAGATGGTGCCCGGCATCACCCGCACCCTCACGTGTTCGGTGGTGCGGCTGTAA
- a CDS encoding thiamine-phosphate kinase, with the protein MTVTDVGEFGLIDRVTARLAQGESCLLGPGDDGAVVAAPDRRVVASTDVLVEGRHFRRDWSAARDVGHRAAAANLADIAAMGATPTALLVALCMPAELDPAWAEELADGLGAEAALVGASVVGGDMSASPTLTIAVTALGDLAGRPPVVRSGARPGDVVALAGRTGWAAAGYTVLSRGFRTPRLLVEAFRRPEVPYAAGPAAAAAGATAMIDVSDGLLADLGHVATASGVAIDLRREAFEVPRQMRDAAQALGVDPYTWILAGGEDHALAATFPGDAALPDGWQPVGRVAAGAGVTVDGAGYDGPRGWDHFRRTAE; encoded by the coding sequence ATGACGGTCACGGATGTCGGCGAGTTCGGGCTGATCGACCGGGTGACCGCCCGGCTGGCACAGGGGGAGAGCTGCCTGCTCGGCCCCGGCGACGACGGCGCGGTGGTGGCGGCGCCGGACCGGCGGGTGGTCGCATCGACCGACGTGCTGGTGGAGGGCCGGCACTTCCGGCGCGACTGGTCGGCGGCGCGGGACGTGGGACACCGCGCGGCGGCGGCCAACCTCGCCGACATCGCGGCCATGGGCGCCACCCCGACCGCGCTGCTCGTCGCGCTCTGCATGCCGGCCGAGCTGGATCCGGCCTGGGCCGAGGAACTGGCCGACGGGCTGGGCGCGGAAGCGGCGCTCGTCGGCGCGAGCGTGGTCGGCGGGGACATGTCGGCCAGCCCGACGCTCACCATCGCGGTGACCGCGCTCGGCGACCTGGCCGGGCGGCCCCCGGTGGTCCGCTCCGGCGCCCGGCCCGGTGACGTTGTGGCGCTGGCCGGGCGCACCGGCTGGGCGGCGGCGGGCTACACCGTGCTGTCCCGGGGCTTCCGCACGCCCCGGCTGCTTGTCGAGGCGTTCCGCCGCCCGGAGGTGCCGTACGCGGCCGGTCCGGCCGCCGCCGCGGCGGGCGCCACCGCCATGATCGACGTGTCGGACGGGCTGCTGGCCGACCTGGGGCACGTGGCCACCGCCAGCGGCGTGGCGATCGACCTGCGCCGTGAGGCGTTCGAGGTGCCCCGGCAGATGCGCGACGCGGCGCAGGCGCTCGGCGTCGACCCGTACACCTGGATCCTGGCCGGCGGCGAGGACCACGCGCTGGCGGCGACGTTCCCGGGTGACGCCGCGCTGCCCGACGGCTGGCAGCCGGTCGGGCGGGTGGCGGCCGGCGCCGGGGTCACCGTCGACGGCGCCGGGTACGACGGCCCGCGCGGCTGGGACCACTTCCGCCGGACGGCGGAGTAG
- a CDS encoding GNAT family N-acetyltransferase, producing MSEIEIRERRFDAPESQALIRAALTDLGARYGGSGDDTPVDAAEFTPPDGAFLVAYLDGRPVGCGGWRSHGADGDTAELKRMYTDPAVRGRGVARAVLGAVERSARDHGRKRIVLECGDKQPEAIAMYTSSGYDRIPNFGFYKDAPGCLSYGRTL from the coding sequence GTGAGCGAGATCGAGATCCGGGAGCGGCGCTTCGACGCGCCCGAGTCGCAGGCGTTGATCAGGGCGGCGCTGACCGACCTCGGCGCCCGCTACGGCGGCAGCGGCGACGACACCCCTGTCGACGCGGCCGAGTTCACCCCGCCGGACGGCGCGTTCCTCGTCGCCTACCTGGACGGGCGTCCGGTGGGCTGCGGCGGCTGGCGCAGCCACGGCGCGGACGGCGACACGGCCGAGCTGAAGCGGATGTACACCGATCCGGCGGTCCGGGGCCGGGGCGTCGCCCGCGCGGTGCTCGGGGCGGTCGAGCGCTCCGCCCGGGACCACGGCCGCAAGCGGATCGTGCTGGAGTGCGGCGACAAGCAGCCCGAGGCGATCGCCATGTACACCTCGTCCGGCTACGACCGGATCCCGAACTTCGGCTTCTACAAGGACGCCCCGGGCTGCCTGTCGTACGGCCGTACCCTCTAG
- a CDS encoding ATP-grasp domain-containing protein gives MDLDLGREQLVVVGASFGSLSWFDQQLPAGTVVLVEEPDVIRRRDLARFAERLPMVGRLVAAEYQTGFDADALLAREPVLADARLVLPGLEYAVGAAARLAERLGLPGAGAEAADVFSDKHRMRLLADRIGLANPVYELVDDPARAVEFAEEHGGRCVLKPTRRSGSLGVQLITDPAEVPARWAASAAPPDPAEATERGLPTGVLVEELLVGSEHSVELLVADGEVIFANVTDKRIAGGRYPVETGHTVPSALPAAEHDALRAAAVRLAEAASFRSGMLHSEWILVDGVPTLVECAARMPGDMITALISIAYERDVIEAYLRVLRGERPALPARATGAAAIEFLIAPPGRVTAVDGRRDALRVPGVLDVQVETKVGQTVPELLSSAHRSGHLMAWGATPDEAALAARRAANEIRITVS, from the coding sequence GTGGACCTCGATCTGGGTCGCGAGCAACTGGTGGTCGTGGGCGCGTCGTTCGGCTCACTGAGCTGGTTCGACCAGCAGCTGCCGGCCGGCACCGTGGTGCTCGTCGAGGAGCCGGACGTGATCCGCCGCCGTGACCTGGCCCGGTTCGCCGAGCGGCTGCCGATGGTCGGGCGCCTCGTCGCCGCCGAGTACCAGACCGGCTTCGACGCCGACGCCCTGCTCGCCCGCGAGCCCGTCCTGGCCGACGCCCGGCTGGTCCTGCCCGGCCTGGAGTACGCGGTCGGCGCCGCCGCCCGGCTGGCCGAACGGCTCGGGCTGCCCGGCGCCGGTGCGGAGGCCGCGGACGTCTTCTCCGACAAGCATCGGATGCGGCTGCTCGCCGACCGGATCGGGCTGGCCAACCCCGTCTACGAGCTGGTCGACGACCCGGCGCGGGCGGTGGAGTTCGCCGAGGAGCACGGCGGACGGTGCGTGCTCAAGCCCACTCGCCGCTCCGGCAGCCTGGGCGTGCAGCTGATCACCGACCCGGCCGAGGTGCCGGCCCGCTGGGCGGCGAGCGCCGCACCGCCGGACCCGGCCGAGGCCACCGAGCGCGGCCTGCCCACCGGTGTGCTGGTGGAGGAGCTGCTGGTCGGCTCCGAGCACAGCGTCGAGCTGCTGGTGGCCGACGGTGAGGTGATCTTCGCCAACGTGACGGACAAGCGGATCGCCGGTGGCCGGTACCCGGTCGAGACCGGCCACACCGTGCCGTCCGCGCTGCCCGCCGCCGAGCACGACGCGCTGCGCGCCGCGGCGGTACGCCTCGCCGAGGCGGCCAGCTTCCGCAGCGGCATGCTGCACAGCGAGTGGATCCTCGTCGACGGCGTGCCGACGCTCGTGGAGTGCGCGGCCCGGATGCCCGGTGACATGATCACCGCGCTCATCTCGATCGCCTACGAGCGCGACGTCATCGAGGCGTACCTGCGGGTGCTGCGCGGCGAACGGCCGGCGTTGCCGGCGCGGGCGACCGGCGCGGCGGCCATCGAGTTCCTGATCGCGCCGCCCGGCCGGGTGACAGCCGTGGACGGCAGGCGGGACGCGCTGCGCGTGCCGGGCGTGCTCGACGTGCAGGTGGAGACGAAGGTCGGGCAGACCGTGCCGGAGCTGCTCTCCTCGGCGCACCGCAGCGGGCACCTGATGGCCTGGGGCGCGACGCCGGACGAAGCGGCGCTCGCCGCGCGCCGCGCCGCGAACGAGATCCGCATCACGGTCTCCTAG
- the rpmB gene encoding 50S ribosomal protein L28: MASVCDVCGKGPGFGHNVSHSHRRTNRRWNPNIQSVRTPAGGGNTKKLKVCTSCIKAGKVTRA; the protein is encoded by the coding sequence GTGGCTAGCGTGTGCGACGTCTGTGGCAAGGGGCCGGGCTTCGGCCACAACGTGTCCCACTCGCACCGGCGGACCAACCGCCGCTGGAACCCGAACATCCAGTCGGTGCGCACCCCGGCCGGTGGCGGCAACACCAAGAAGCTGAAGGTCTGCACCTCGTGCATCAAGGCCGGCAAGGTCACCCGCGCCTGA
- a CDS encoding DAK2 domain-containing protein: MLETLDAAAVRRWCASGLAALRAHQGEIDDLNVYPVPDGDTGTNLVLTLTSAQQALAMDLGTLPDDGHTPHGHALRLMARGALLGARGNSGVILSQILRGLADTLAAAPAVGGRQLADALADATTAAYAAVARPVEGTLLSVVAAAAHAARRSDSDDLRTVARAAAEAAAHALARTPEQLPELARAGVVDAGGRGLCLLLDALVEVVTGESPAQPAPAPPTRRPPATVVRESGSDLYAYEVQYLLDADDEAVARLRAELAVLGDSLAIVGDGAGTWNVHVHVNDVGAAIEAGVVAGRPHRIGVTRFADQAAPAPASRVARPDGRAAVVVATGAGIAELFAAEGAVVVPANPSTGELLDAIRATDAARVVVLPNDPNTQSVASAAAKEAYGLGIKVSVVPTRSPVQALAALAVRDPKRRFEDDVIAMAEAAGACRYAEVCHAAREALTVAGPARPGDVLALVEGEVHLIGQDLVDTCIAVVDRMLGGGGELVTLLCGADAPAGLADRVRAHVEGAWPFVEVQAYEGGQPHYPLLVGVE, encoded by the coding sequence GTGCTGGAGACCCTCGACGCCGCCGCGGTGCGCCGCTGGTGCGCGAGCGGGCTGGCCGCCCTCCGGGCCCACCAGGGCGAGATCGACGACCTGAACGTCTACCCGGTGCCCGACGGCGACACCGGCACCAACCTGGTCCTCACCCTGACCTCGGCCCAGCAGGCCCTGGCCATGGACCTCGGCACCCTCCCCGACGACGGGCACACCCCGCACGGGCACGCGCTGCGGCTGATGGCCCGGGGCGCGCTGCTCGGGGCGCGCGGCAACTCCGGGGTGATCCTCTCGCAGATCCTGCGCGGTCTCGCCGACACGCTCGCCGCTGCGCCCGCGGTGGGCGGGCGGCAGCTCGCCGACGCGCTGGCCGACGCCACCACCGCCGCCTACGCCGCGGTGGCCCGGCCGGTCGAGGGCACGCTGCTCAGCGTGGTCGCCGCCGCGGCACACGCGGCCCGCCGCTCGGACAGCGACGACCTGCGCACAGTGGCCCGGGCCGCGGCCGAGGCGGCGGCCCACGCGCTGGCGCGTACCCCCGAGCAGTTGCCGGAGCTGGCCCGCGCGGGCGTGGTCGACGCCGGCGGGCGTGGCCTGTGCCTGCTGCTCGACGCGCTGGTCGAGGTGGTCACGGGGGAGAGCCCGGCGCAGCCTGCGCCCGCGCCGCCCACCCGCCGCCCGCCGGCCACCGTCGTGCGGGAGAGCGGCTCCGACTTGTACGCCTACGAGGTGCAGTACCTGCTCGACGCGGACGACGAGGCGGTGGCCCGGCTACGCGCCGAGCTGGCCGTGCTCGGCGACTCGCTGGCGATCGTCGGCGACGGCGCCGGCACCTGGAACGTGCACGTGCACGTCAACGACGTCGGGGCCGCGATCGAGGCGGGTGTGGTCGCCGGCCGGCCGCACCGGATCGGCGTGACCCGCTTCGCCGACCAGGCCGCCCCGGCGCCCGCGTCGCGGGTCGCGCGCCCGGACGGCCGGGCCGCCGTGGTGGTGGCCACCGGCGCGGGCATCGCCGAGCTGTTCGCCGCCGAGGGCGCAGTGGTGGTGCCGGCGAACCCGTCCACCGGCGAGCTGCTCGACGCGATCCGGGCCACTGACGCCGCCCGGGTGGTGGTGCTGCCGAACGACCCGAACACGCAGTCGGTGGCGAGCGCCGCGGCGAAGGAGGCGTACGGCCTCGGCATCAAGGTGAGCGTGGTGCCCACCCGTTCCCCGGTGCAGGCGCTCGCGGCGCTGGCCGTACGCGATCCGAAGCGGCGGTTCGAGGACGACGTGATCGCGATGGCCGAGGCGGCCGGCGCCTGCCGGTACGCCGAGGTCTGCCACGCCGCCCGGGAGGCGCTCACCGTCGCCGGCCCGGCCCGCCCGGGTGACGTGCTGGCCCTGGTCGAGGGCGAGGTGCACCTGATCGGGCAGGATCTGGTCGACACCTGCATCGCCGTGGTGGACCGGATGCTCGGCGGTGGCGGTGAGCTGGTCACGCTGCTGTGCGGCGCTGACGCGCCGGCCGGGCTGGCCGACCGGGTCCGCGCACACGTCGAGGGGGCGTGGCCGTTCGTCGAGGTGCAGGCGTACGAGGGCGGGCAGCCGCACTATCCGCTCCTGGTGGGGGTCGAATGA